A portion of the Hoylesella buccalis ATCC 35310 genome contains these proteins:
- a CDS encoding SusC/RagA family TonB-linked outer membrane protein encodes MEKRLGMVMVGLFLCIGMVFAQTKITGTVISGEDGEPIIGASVLIKGTTVGGTVTDIDGHFTLNTAEGTTIVISYVGMETQTLKAKNGMKVTLRPDQKLVLDEVVVTGMTSTDKRLFSGAATKIDAKEAKISGMADISRSLEGRAAGVSVQNVSGTFGTAPKIRVRGATSIHGSSKPLWVVDGVIMEDVVDVSAEDLSSGDANTLISSAIAGLNSDDIESFQILKDGSATSIYGARAMAGVIVITTKKGKAGQSHISYTGEYTMRLRPTYSTFNIMNSQDQMSIYRELEKKGFLNYAETANAMNSGVYGKMYQMLSEYNKETGQFALANTEKAKNAYLRAAEFRNTNWFKDLFSTAIMHNHSVSISGGTEKSQYYASLSAMFDPGWTKQSRVQRYTANINTTYNLNKHFDINLIGNASYRKQQAPGTLNSDVDLVTGEVKRDFDINPYSYALNTSRTLDPNEYYTRNFAPFNIFHELDNNYMDLHVSDFRVQASIDYRPIQKLKITLLGSAKSSSTSQEHNILDESNQAMAYRAMPTAAIRDRNPFLYKDPDNIYALPISVLPYGGIYERRDNRFFGWDTRLSASYNDVFNDTHILNVYGGMETNLVDRKSTWFRGWGLQYSQGEVPLYAYQVFKKGQENGSDYFTMDNTHIRSAAFFGTGTYSYKGRYQLTGTIRYEGTNYLGKATSARWMPTWNLSSAWNAHEESWYEGLFKDVLTHSTFRVSYSLTGDRPAITNALPIFRSSNPWRPFTNVQEPGLDQVLGNPELTYEKKHELNFGFDLGFLKNRINLSADFYWRNNYDLIGIANTELYGPQYANVASMKSNGMEFSLSTTNIKTEDFTWSTNLIYSHSHNEITELNALSRVIDMVQGTGFAKEGYPVRSVFSVPFRGLNREGLPTFLDQNGNVTTTGIYFQERDPEKVKFLKYEGSAEPTDVGSLGNIFRYKNWTLNVFLTYSFGNVVRLDPVFSNEYDDLSSMPKEFRNRWEVSGDERKTSIPVIASAQQNRFDRNLSYAYNAYNYSDARIAKGDFIRMKELSLGYDFPNSVRQFLNVNTLSLKLQATNLFLLYADSKLNGQDPEFFNTGGVAVPVPKQFTLTLRLGL; translated from the coding sequence ATGGAGAAAAGACTTGGGATGGTTATGGTCGGCCTGTTCCTATGCATAGGGATGGTCTTTGCCCAAACCAAAATTACTGGAACCGTAATCTCCGGTGAAGACGGTGAACCCATCATTGGCGCGTCGGTGCTGATTAAAGGGACTACCGTTGGCGGAACGGTCACTGACATTGATGGTCACTTCACCTTGAACACAGCTGAAGGCACAACCATTGTGATCAGCTATGTGGGTATGGAGACCCAAACGCTGAAGGCGAAGAATGGAATGAAAGTGACGCTGAGACCCGATCAGAAGTTGGTCTTGGATGAAGTCGTTGTTACGGGTATGACCAGTACAGACAAAAGATTGTTTTCCGGAGCCGCTACGAAAATTGACGCCAAGGAGGCGAAGATTAGCGGTATGGCTGACATCAGCCGCTCGCTGGAGGGCCGTGCGGCCGGAGTCAGCGTGCAAAACGTATCAGGTACGTTTGGTACGGCGCCCAAGATTCGCGTGCGTGGTGCCACCTCTATTCACGGTAGCTCAAAGCCTTTGTGGGTGGTAGACGGCGTGATTATGGAGGACGTGGTGGATGTTTCGGCAGAAGATTTGTCATCGGGAGATGCCAATACGTTGATTTCATCGGCCATTGCCGGACTGAACTCAGACGATATTGAGAGCTTCCAGATATTGAAAGATGGTTCGGCTACATCTATTTATGGTGCACGTGCGATGGCTGGTGTCATCGTCATCACCACCAAGAAGGGTAAGGCTGGGCAGTCGCACATCAGTTATACCGGTGAATACACCATGCGACTTAGGCCAACTTACAGCACCTTCAACATCATGAACTCGCAAGACCAGATGTCTATTTACCGCGAGTTGGAGAAGAAGGGCTTCTTGAACTATGCTGAGACGGCCAATGCCATGAACAGTGGTGTGTATGGTAAGATGTACCAAATGCTGTCGGAATACAACAAGGAGACAGGTCAGTTTGCCCTGGCCAATACGGAGAAGGCAAAGAACGCCTATCTGCGCGCGGCCGAATTTAGAAACACCAACTGGTTTAAGGACCTGTTCTCAACAGCCATCATGCACAACCACTCGGTGAGTATCTCGGGCGGTACGGAGAAATCGCAATACTATGCTTCTCTCTCGGCCATGTTTGACCCAGGGTGGACCAAGCAGAGTAGGGTGCAACGATACACGGCTAACATCAATACCACTTACAACCTCAACAAGCATTTTGACATTAATTTGATTGGAAATGCCTCGTACCGTAAGCAACAGGCACCGGGTACGTTGAACTCGGACGTTGACTTGGTGACTGGTGAGGTGAAGCGCGACTTCGACATCAACCCATATTCTTATGCGTTGAACACCTCGCGTACGTTAGATCCAAACGAATATTACACTCGCAACTTCGCACCGTTCAACATCTTCCATGAGTTGGATAACAACTATATGGATTTGCATGTGTCCGATTTCCGTGTACAGGCCAGCATCGACTACAGGCCTATTCAGAAATTGAAGATAACCCTGTTGGGGTCGGCTAAGAGTTCTTCCACCTCTCAGGAGCATAACATTCTGGACGAATCGAACCAGGCTATGGCATACCGTGCCATGCCTACGGCCGCAATTCGTGACAGAAACCCCTTCTTGTACAAAGATCCAGACAATATCTATGCGCTTCCTATATCCGTGTTGCCTTACGGTGGTATCTACGAGCGTCGCGACAACAGGTTCTTTGGATGGGACACACGACTCTCAGCCAGCTACAATGACGTGTTCAACGATACGCATATCTTGAACGTCTACGGTGGTATGGAAACCAACTTGGTTGACCGTAAGTCTACGTGGTTCCGCGGTTGGGGTTTGCAGTACAGCCAAGGCGAGGTGCCACTGTATGCATACCAGGTTTTCAAAAAAGGTCAGGAAAACGGCTCTGATTATTTTACGATGGACAATACCCACATCCGCAGTGCGGCCTTCTTTGGTACGGGTACCTATTCTTATAAAGGACGTTATCAATTGACGGGTACCATTCGCTATGAGGGAACCAACTATCTAGGCAAGGCTACCAGTGCACGCTGGATGCCTACATGGAACCTTTCGAGTGCTTGGAACGCACATGAGGAAAGTTGGTACGAAGGCTTGTTTAAGGATGTGCTAACACACAGCACGTTCCGTGTGAGCTATTCGTTGACTGGTGACCGTCCTGCCATCACCAACGCTCTGCCTATCTTCCGCAGTTCCAACCCATGGCGACCCTTCACCAACGTGCAGGAACCGGGATTGGATCAGGTGTTGGGTAATCCAGAGTTGACCTATGAGAAAAAGCATGAGCTGAACTTTGGGTTCGATTTGGGCTTCCTGAAGAACCGCATCAACCTGAGTGCCGACTTCTACTGGCGTAACAACTACGACTTGATTGGTATTGCCAACACCGAGTTGTATGGCCCGCAGTATGCCAATGTGGCATCCATGAAGTCGAATGGTATGGAGTTTTCGCTCTCTACTACCAATATCAAGACGGAGGACTTTACTTGGAGTACCAACTTGATTTACTCACACTCGCACAACGAGATTACCGAACTCAATGCGCTGTCTCGCGTTATTGACATGGTGCAGGGAACAGGTTTTGCCAAGGAAGGCTATCCTGTGCGCTCGGTATTCTCAGTTCCATTCCGCGGGTTGAACCGCGAAGGATTGCCAACCTTCCTCGATCAAAATGGCAATGTCACTACAACGGGCATCTATTTCCAGGAACGTGATCCGGAAAAGGTGAAGTTCTTGAAATATGAAGGATCGGCTGAACCTACAGACGTGGGCTCGCTGGGCAACATCTTCAGGTACAAAAACTGGACGTTGAACGTGTTCTTGACCTATTCGTTTGGCAACGTTGTGCGTCTGGATCCGGTGTTCTCCAACGAATATGACGACCTCTCGTCTATGCCTAAGGAGTTCCGTAACCGCTGGGAAGTGTCTGGCGATGAGCGAAAAACCAGCATCCCCGTGATAGCAAGTGCGCAGCAGAATAGATTCGACAGAAACTTGTCTTATGCCTACAACGCATACAACTATTCGGATGCGCGTATCGCCAAGGGAGATTTCATTCGCATGAAGGAATTGTCTTTGGGCTATGATTTCCCAAACAGCGTACGCCAGTTCCTGAACGTAAACACGCTCTCACTGAAACTTCAGGCCACCAATCTCTTCTTGCTCTATGCAGACAGCAAGCTGAACGGGCAGGATCCTGAATTCTTTAATACAGGTGGTGTGGCCGTTCCGGTACCAAAGCAGTTCACACTCACACTTAGATTAGGACTCTAA
- a CDS encoding RagB/SusD family nutrient uptake outer membrane protein: MKTIKITYTALALTFSALTLSSCGEYLDTLPDNRTTIDTEKKVANLLVSAYPHSSNLLINETMSDNADYYGDKNPNGDRFGDQVYFWQDVTESDNESPMRFWLSCYDAIASANQALASIEEMGGAMTEALQTSKAEALLCRAYAHFLLVNEFCMNYSEGSKALGIHYSDKVENITEKHNRGTVAEVYARIEQDLKEALPIVTDNYTVPKYHFNKRAAYAFATRFYLYYEKWNEAVKYADMCLGSNAAATLRDWKAMSEMTSDFDAISQHYVAADVAANLMISTHVSQLGVFFGPYTYFKRYAHGSYISNNEDFEATNVWGRGGFYYKPFSRRGNNFDVVQIWKLPYLFEIDDPVARTGFPHTVNVVFTTDEVLLNRAEAYIMLKQYDKAAADLDMWMHNIVKTDVTLTPEKIQNFYKSVPYSYDDASKMVSTVKKHLHPAFAIDAEGSVQETMLQCVLGFRRMETLHQGLRWFDVKRYGIEIVRRTMGADGKPATLTDVLKKDDNRRAVQIPLDIRQAGVEANPR; encoded by the coding sequence ATGAAAACAATAAAAATAACATATACAGCATTGGCCTTGACATTCTCGGCCCTGACATTGTCTTCGTGCGGCGAGTATCTGGACACTTTGCCAGATAACCGTACGACCATTGATACCGAGAAGAAGGTGGCCAATCTATTGGTGTCTGCTTATCCTCATTCCTCTAATCTGTTGATTAACGAAACGATGTCGGATAATGCTGATTATTATGGCGACAAAAATCCAAACGGTGACCGCTTTGGTGACCAGGTTTACTTCTGGCAAGACGTGACAGAGAGTGATAATGAGTCGCCCATGAGATTTTGGCTATCTTGTTATGATGCCATCGCAAGCGCAAACCAAGCACTGGCATCCATTGAAGAGATGGGTGGTGCCATGACAGAGGCACTGCAGACCTCCAAAGCTGAGGCATTACTTTGCCGGGCATACGCACACTTCTTGCTCGTTAATGAATTCTGCATGAACTACAGTGAGGGCAGTAAGGCTTTGGGTATACATTACTCTGACAAGGTGGAAAACATCACTGAGAAACACAATCGTGGTACCGTTGCTGAGGTCTATGCGCGTATCGAGCAAGACTTGAAAGAGGCACTTCCCATCGTGACGGACAACTACACCGTGCCTAAGTACCACTTCAACAAGCGGGCGGCATACGCCTTCGCTACCCGTTTCTATCTTTATTATGAGAAATGGAACGAGGCTGTGAAGTATGCTGACATGTGTTTGGGCAGCAATGCGGCAGCAACTCTTCGTGACTGGAAAGCCATGAGCGAAATGACCTCTGACTTCGATGCCATCTCACAGCATTATGTTGCAGCAGATGTCGCTGCCAACCTGATGATAAGTACGCATGTTTCTCAGCTGGGTGTATTCTTTGGTCCGTATACATATTTTAAGCGTTACGCACATGGCTCATATATTTCCAACAACGAAGACTTCGAGGCAACTAATGTTTGGGGCAGAGGTGGATTCTATTATAAACCGTTTTCACGCAGAGGTAACAACTTTGATGTAGTGCAAATATGGAAGTTGCCTTACCTGTTCGAAATTGATGACCCTGTTGCGAGGACCGGTTTTCCCCATACGGTGAACGTGGTTTTCACTACGGATGAAGTGCTGCTGAACCGTGCAGAGGCTTACATCATGCTAAAACAATACGATAAGGCTGCGGCCGACCTTGACATGTGGATGCATAATATTGTGAAAACTGATGTGACGTTGACACCAGAAAAGATACAGAATTTCTATAAATCTGTTCCCTATTCATACGATGATGCTTCGAAGATGGTGTCAACTGTGAAGAAACATCTGCATCCGGCATTCGCCATTGACGCAGAAGGATCCGTGCAGGAAACGATGTTGCAGTGTGTATTGGGTTTCCGTCGTATGGAAACTCTTCATCAGGGATTGCGCTGGTTTGACGTGAAGCGTTATGGTATTGAAATCGTTCGCCGAACCATGGGCGCTGACGGAAAGCCAGCAACGTTGACGGATGTGTTGAAGAAGGATGATAATCGCCGTGCCGTCCAGATACCATTGGATATTCGTCAGGCCGGTGTTGAGGCTAATCCACGTTAA
- a CDS encoding putative zinc-binding metallopeptidase, with translation MKKYIVCASLCLVCLGFGSCSEDKLEAESVIVDSNVKQTDFDKWIKANLTDPYNIQFVYRYDHNETDMNYYNVPADYEQAVKLAHIVKYASIEAYDQVAGVDFTRTYFPKLFYATGEFQYRNNGTMILGTAEGGKKIFLAGTNHLNKLSTTVESLNTYYLRTIHHEFTHILNQTKNYTAEYQKVNGSLYIGDAWSSPEGQTGYLQRGFISAYSQMEAREDFAEMLSMYITNTPEQWAKWMAEAGAKDPETKVEAPGAGHIAKKLEMVRVYMRDEFNIDIDVLRDEILRREGDVINGYVNLTDLKIDK, from the coding sequence ATGAAAAAATATATAGTATGCGCATCGCTTTGCCTGGTATGCTTAGGGTTTGGATCATGTTCAGAGGACAAGCTCGAGGCAGAAAGTGTTATCGTTGACTCAAATGTAAAGCAAACCGACTTCGACAAGTGGATCAAGGCAAATTTAACAGATCCCTACAACATCCAGTTCGTGTACCGGTACGATCATAATGAAACGGACATGAACTATTACAATGTGCCTGCCGACTATGAGCAAGCTGTGAAACTGGCACACATCGTGAAGTATGCCAGTATTGAGGCATATGACCAAGTGGCAGGAGTGGATTTCACCAGAACATACTTCCCCAAGTTGTTCTATGCAACAGGTGAGTTCCAGTATCGTAACAACGGTACGATGATTTTGGGTACAGCAGAAGGCGGAAAGAAAATATTCTTGGCTGGTACAAATCATTTGAATAAACTTTCTACAACGGTTGAAAGTTTGAACACGTATTATCTGCGTACCATCCATCATGAGTTCACGCACATTTTGAATCAGACGAAGAACTACACAGCTGAGTACCAGAAAGTGAACGGAAGTCTGTATATCGGCGACGCGTGGAGCTCACCCGAAGGACAGACAGGCTATCTACAGCGCGGCTTCATCTCTGCCTATTCGCAGATGGAGGCTCGTGAAGACTTTGCCGAGATGTTGTCTATGTACATCACGAATACACCTGAGCAGTGGGCGAAGTGGATGGCAGAGGCAGGAGCAAAAGATCCTGAGACCAAAGTGGAAGCACCAGGTGCTGGACACATTGCCAAGAAATTAGAGATGGTAAGGGTTTACATGCGTGACGAATTTAACATTGATATCGATGTGCTTCGCGATGAGATTTTGCGTCGTGAGGGTGATGTCATCAATGGATATGTGAACTTGACCGATTTGAAAATAGATAAGTAA
- a CDS encoding DUF4302 domain-containing protein — MMKTNKILTGLTLMLSALLFQSCLKDQEDVFDESSAARMENYLNEAQRVLMSSENGWVLEYYPETHRKYGGFTYTLKFTKDEAEVRSEINPDAKETCLYAMKTNNGPELSFDTYSPMMHFFATPSSELNEAYGGDFEFVIDSIGQDAIKFHGKRSQNVMYMRRLKESAAAYQKKVVDVGDNFNLIGSDGTIGGKKAHFEYDVVARQLTIITDTDTLETAYNYTENGLRLYEPLMVNGVSVSELTYSKEKLSLAADKVDLAKGWQNPQTVVDEIKSIGSDDEAFSRTYRNIDNLGEFKFVTGADWVNVTTNGNDLTVSMTPNTTGDVRSAEVFVVNGNYHSSFVVTQCEVGDVTGNYAFIYKDNKGNEKVTKASLSASGKGMKFAFMDPEDKKTYSIPVAFDQATGSLRIQGGNLGKFNSTYYMIGVLLFGGGSQGTWDPRAYMSAPFQHDEKNGTYAIFGGKVNDYPIEGLLLFASEIETPKSLSDMAGFLFWFESPIIVKLKNKDQPAKSFYGLEERMPQVKRSSIPASIKMIEK, encoded by the coding sequence ATGATGAAAACAAATAAGATATTGACAGGCTTGACCTTGATGCTTTCGGCACTGCTGTTCCAGTCGTGCTTGAAAGATCAGGAGGATGTGTTTGACGAGTCTTCAGCCGCTCGTATGGAAAACTACCTGAATGAGGCACAGCGTGTATTGATGAGTTCGGAGAATGGCTGGGTACTTGAATATTATCCTGAGACACATCGCAAGTATGGCGGCTTCACTTATACATTGAAGTTTACTAAGGATGAGGCGGAAGTGAGATCCGAGATTAATCCAGATGCGAAGGAAACTTGCCTCTATGCCATGAAGACAAACAATGGGCCGGAGTTGTCTTTTGATACCTACAGTCCGATGATGCACTTCTTCGCAACGCCTTCGTCTGAATTGAATGAAGCCTATGGCGGTGACTTTGAGTTTGTCATCGACAGCATTGGGCAGGATGCCATCAAGTTCCATGGCAAGCGATCGCAGAATGTGATGTACATGCGTCGCCTGAAAGAGAGTGCCGCAGCCTACCAGAAGAAAGTGGTAGACGTGGGTGATAATTTTAACCTTATTGGCTCTGATGGCACTATCGGCGGCAAGAAGGCTCATTTTGAATATGATGTTGTTGCCCGCCAGCTTACCATCATAACGGATACTGACACCCTTGAAACGGCCTACAACTATACCGAAAATGGGTTGCGGCTGTACGAACCACTAATGGTTAATGGCGTATCTGTTTCTGAGTTGACTTACTCTAAGGAAAAACTCTCATTGGCTGCTGACAAGGTAGATTTGGCCAAGGGCTGGCAGAATCCGCAGACAGTCGTTGATGAGATTAAGAGCATTGGTTCGGATGATGAGGCCTTCAGCAGAACCTATCGCAACATTGACAACCTGGGAGAGTTCAAATTTGTAACGGGTGCCGACTGGGTAAACGTGACGACCAACGGAAACGACCTGACTGTTAGTATGACTCCAAATACCACAGGTGACGTTCGCTCAGCCGAAGTCTTTGTTGTGAATGGGAATTACCATTCATCGTTCGTAGTGACACAATGTGAGGTTGGCGATGTGACAGGCAACTATGCATTCATTTATAAGGACAATAAAGGAAACGAAAAAGTGACAAAGGCATCGCTCTCTGCATCCGGCAAGGGAATGAAGTTTGCTTTCATGGACCCAGAGGACAAAAAGACTTACAGCATTCCTGTGGCCTTTGACCAGGCTACTGGTTCGTTGAGAATACAAGGAGGAAACCTGGGCAAGTTCAACTCTACCTATTATATGATAGGTGTTCTCTTGTTTGGTGGAGGAAGTCAGGGGACATGGGACCCTAGGGCCTATATGTCAGCACCGTTCCAGCATGACGAGAAGAATGGTACCTATGCCATCTTCGGAGGAAAGGTTAACGATTATCCCATTGAAGGACTGCTACTCTTTGCTTCTGAGATTGAGACACCAAAGTCTTTGTCAGATATGGCTGGCTTCCTATTCTGGTTCGAGTCGCCTATCATTGTTAAGTTGAAAAACAAGGATCAGCCTGCCAAGAGTTTCTATGGTCTGGAAGAAAGAATGCCTCAGGTAAAGCGTTCTTCCATACCAGCATCTATCAAAATGATTGAAAAATAA
- a CDS encoding BACON domain-containing protein — protein sequence MKKIYSFLLLAAFTLAFSACSDDQDQVGSEYSRASTVKVTSSNLVFSAAAGTGTLVFEAPSTATVSVDAQWASAVVNGNKVDVSVKKNPKLEGRSALLTIKCGGDSTQVTVQQRGMMFKYGGKTSQFIYNDAARTISIPVKNEGSNLSIKGLDWAEASINDEAISIKLSENKTGHIRSGLIKYTTGPYTDSIYVCQGEKKDIVNKTYYLGGYDLSKVTENTKSIDEVFSVVKVMVAEVKGQLLIYFPDTNWILPMKLDEGSLSFDINAGERMGMYYNYYHVFSGVVDYAYLASFEKNEISFAFASAESKLSISGYFDYSEKQNATIAFMGDNKFNDALIKQLTKDPTAEYDANALGFFIFNSNKVTKKSYQGVASLFYKPFMLEITPKSAKGTILEFGKSANQDEVSKQAVLEKVRKQLHKHPLSGKLPSEIGKVLR from the coding sequence ATGAAGAAAATATATAGTTTCCTGCTACTTGCGGCCTTTACATTGGCTTTTAGTGCATGTAGCGACGATCAAGATCAAGTTGGCAGCGAGTATTCCCGCGCGTCTACTGTCAAGGTAACCAGCTCTAACCTTGTGTTTTCTGCAGCTGCCGGTACTGGTACGCTAGTGTTTGAAGCACCTTCAACAGCAACGGTGTCTGTTGATGCCCAATGGGCTTCGGCAGTTGTCAACGGCAACAAGGTTGATGTGAGCGTTAAGAAAAATCCTAAGTTGGAAGGGCGTTCGGCACTATTAACTATCAAATGTGGTGGTGATTCCACGCAGGTTACCGTTCAACAACGTGGAATGATGTTCAAATACGGTGGTAAAACATCTCAATTTATCTATAACGATGCAGCCAGAACCATTAGCATCCCAGTGAAGAACGAAGGGTCTAACCTCTCCATCAAGGGGCTTGATTGGGCTGAGGCAAGCATCAATGATGAGGCCATCAGTATCAAACTGTCTGAGAACAAGACGGGACATATCCGGTCTGGCCTCATCAAGTACACCACAGGACCTTATACAGACTCTATCTATGTGTGTCAGGGAGAGAAGAAAGACATCGTTAACAAGACTTACTATCTTGGTGGTTACGATTTGTCTAAGGTTACAGAGAACACGAAGAGTATCGATGAAGTATTCTCTGTTGTGAAGGTGATGGTGGCTGAAGTGAAAGGGCAGTTGCTGATTTATTTCCCTGATACCAACTGGATTTTACCGATGAAGCTCGATGAAGGTTCGTTGAGTTTCGATATTAACGCAGGTGAACGCATGGGTATGTATTACAATTACTACCATGTTTTCTCAGGTGTAGTTGATTATGCGTACCTGGCCTCCTTCGAGAAGAACGAGATAAGTTTTGCGTTTGCAAGCGCAGAGTCAAAGTTGAGTATCTCTGGATACTTTGACTATAGTGAAAAACAAAACGCAACAATCGCTTTTATGGGTGACAACAAATTTAATGATGCCCTTATTAAGCAGTTGACGAAGGATCCGACGGCCGAGTACGATGCCAATGCATTGGGCTTCTTTATCTTCAATTCCAATAAGGTAACGAAGAAAAGTTACCAGGGCGTGGCATCTCTCTTTTATAAGCCTTTCATGTTGGAGATTACTCCAAAGTCAGCCAAGGGTACCATTCTCGAATTTGGCAAGTCTGCCAATCAAGACGAAGTATCTAAGCAGGCTGTTCTCGAAAAAGTGAGAAAGCAGCTTCATAAGCATCCACTTTCTGGTAAACTTCCATCAGAAATTGGTAAGGTATTGAGGTAG
- the ahpC gene encoding alkyl hydroperoxide reductase subunit C, with amino-acid sequence METIINAQIPEFKVQAFQKGEFKTVSNEDIKGKWAIFFFYPADFTFVCPTELVDLAGKYEELKKMGVEVFSVSCDTHFVHKAWYDTSDSIKKINYTMLADPLAVLAKGFGVYKEDEGVAYRGTFLVDPEGKIKIAEIQDNSIGRNADELVRKVSAAQFVESHPGEVCPAKWKQGEETLKPSIDLVGKL; translated from the coding sequence ATGGAAACAATAATCAATGCACAAATTCCTGAGTTTAAGGTTCAGGCATTCCAAAAAGGAGAGTTTAAGACAGTTTCAAACGAAGATATCAAAGGCAAATGGGCAATCTTCTTCTTCTACCCAGCCGACTTCACTTTTGTATGTCCTACCGAGTTGGTTGACTTGGCAGGCAAGTACGAAGAATTAAAGAAGATGGGCGTAGAGGTGTTCTCTGTTAGCTGCGATACCCACTTTGTACACAAAGCATGGTACGACACATCTGACAGCATCAAGAAGATTAACTACACCATGCTTGCCGACCCATTGGCAGTATTGGCAAAAGGCTTTGGCGTGTACAAAGAGGATGAAGGTGTAGCTTACCGCGGTACTTTCTTGGTAGATCCAGAGGGCAAGATTAAGATTGCAGAGATTCAAGACAACAGTATTGGCCGCAATGCTGACGAGTTGGTACGTAAGGTGTCTGCTGCACAGTTTGTAGAATCTCACCCAGGTGAAGTTTGTCCAGCGAAGTGGAAGCAGGGCGAAGAAACGTTGAAGCCAAGTATTGATTTGGTAGGAAAACTGTAG
- the ahpF gene encoding alkyl hydroperoxide reductase subunit F: protein MLDSTILQQVKDVFKDLTHQYTFKVTANPQHEKAAELKEFINDFVSTSQLFKAQFAETDDMTIQFSLLKDNEETGVMFRGIPNGHEFTSLLLAVLNADGKGKNLPDEVICKRIQRLKGNIKLQTYVSLTCTNCPDIVQALNVMALTSSKITHEMVDGALFQDEVDKLNIQAVPTVYANGELLHIGRGSLGELLTKLEDVIGSEEDESQEPVERNYDVVVVGGGPAGASAAIYSARKGLHVAVIANNIGGQMKDTVGIENFISVPKTTGAKMADNLLTHLKEYPIDVFDNRRVDKAFFNEKLKKVHVKGGEIFISPAVIIATGASWRKLNVQDEAKYMGHGVHFCPHCDGPFYKNKHVAVVGGGNSGVEAAIDLAGICKKVTVLEFGETLRADTVLQEKAKSLDNVEIYTMAQTTAIVGDGQNVTAIRVKNRNNDEERDIAVDGIFVQIGLAANADPFREALPLNQRHEIEVDNYCRTSVSGVYAAGDVTNVPYKQIMIAMGEGAKAALSAFDDRIRGVI, encoded by the coding sequence ATGTTAGATTCAACCATCTTACAACAGGTTAAAGATGTCTTCAAAGACTTAACCCATCAATATACTTTCAAAGTAACGGCGAATCCGCAACATGAAAAAGCCGCAGAACTAAAAGAATTCATCAACGACTTTGTCTCCACATCCCAGCTTTTTAAGGCACAATTTGCGGAGACCGATGACATGACTATTCAGTTCTCTCTGCTGAAAGACAATGAAGAAACAGGCGTTATGTTTCGTGGCATACCCAACGGTCACGAGTTTACGTCACTTCTTTTGGCTGTCTTGAATGCCGATGGCAAGGGTAAGAACCTGCCCGATGAGGTGATTTGCAAGCGTATTCAACGTCTTAAAGGAAATATCAAACTGCAAACATACGTTTCGTTAACCTGCACCAACTGTCCCGACATCGTACAGGCGTTGAACGTCATGGCGCTGACCAGTTCAAAAATTACGCACGAAATGGTAGATGGTGCCTTGTTTCAAGACGAGGTAGACAAACTGAATATTCAAGCTGTGCCAACGGTATATGCCAACGGAGAGTTGCTGCACATAGGGCGAGGTAGCTTGGGAGAGCTGCTTACCAAATTAGAAGATGTGATTGGTAGCGAAGAGGATGAGAGCCAAGAACCAGTGGAACGCAATTACGATGTTGTAGTTGTGGGAGGTGGTCCTGCTGGAGCGTCGGCAGCTATTTATTCTGCACGCAAGGGTTTGCATGTAGCTGTCATTGCAAATAACATCGGTGGACAGATGAAAGATACGGTTGGTATCGAAAACTTCATCTCTGTTCCCAAGACAACAGGAGCGAAGATGGCTGACAATCTCCTTACCCACCTCAAGGAATACCCTATTGATGTGTTTGACAACAGAAGGGTTGACAAGGCGTTTTTCAACGAGAAACTAAAAAAAGTACATGTAAAAGGCGGTGAAATATTTATATCACCTGCGGTCATCATTGCCACAGGTGCAAGTTGGAGAAAGCTCAACGTACAAGATGAGGCAAAGTATATGGGGCATGGCGTACACTTCTGTCCCCACTGCGACGGTCCTTTCTATAAAAACAAACATGTGGCAGTGGTCGGAGGAGGCAACTCTGGCGTAGAAGCGGCTATCGATTTGGCAGGCATCTGCAAAAAGGTAACCGTACTTGAATTTGGTGAAACCCTACGAGCTGACACCGTTTTACAAGAAAAAGCGAAGAGCTTGGATAACGTGGAAATATACACCATGGCACAAACTACGGCTATCGTGGGCGACGGACAGAACGTAACCGCCATTCGTGTGAAGAACCGCAACAACGATGAAGAGCGTGACATAGCAGTAGACGGTATCTTTGTACAGATAGGATTGGCGGCCAATGCCGACCCTTTCCGTGAAGCACTTCCGTTAAATCAACGTCACGAGATAGAGGTGGACAACTATTGTAGAACGTCCGTATCTGGTGTTTATGCCGCTGGAGATGTGACCAACGTACCTTATAAACAAATCATGATTGCTATGGGCGAAGGTGCCAAGGCGGCCCTTTCAGCCTTTGACGACAGGATTAGGGGCGTAATATAG